The Leclercia adecarboxylata region ACGGTATCGGCAGTTTTTCGACGGTAAGCGTGCCCTTTACCCTACGCCTGGTGGACTGCAGCGTGGATGTCTCGCGCACGGTAGGGGTGATGTTTCAGGGCGCTACACCCGCCGCCGATCCGCAGGTCTTCATGGCGTCCTCCCGGCCTGGCGAAAGCCCGGTGAGCAGTGGCGTTGGGCTGGCACTCTTTGACCCGCAGCAGAACCTGATTGTCCCCAATGCCCCGGCGAAAACCTGGTTACCTCTCACCACGCGTGAACTGGCTTTTCATTTTAGCGCCCGCTACCGGGTCATTTCTGAACATTTAGTACCAGGCAATATTCAGACGGATGTCTGGTTTACGTTGGTTTATCCCTGACGGCAAACACACCTGCGAATAGATAATTTAAGGTAAAGTCGTGATGAGCATTTTCTTTAAATCCGTGCCGATCGTTTCTTTTATTT contains the following coding sequences:
- the fimI gene encoding type 1 fimbrial protein subunit FimI; this encodes MKRTRILFVLWCMGASPAIAHSVVVDGGKVHIKGELVNGGCAVAPDSQSLRVDMGQYRTNSFDGIGSFSTVSVPFTLRLVDCSVDVSRTVGVMFQGATPAADPQVFMASSRPGESPVSSGVGLALFDPQQNLIVPNAPAKTWLPLTTRELAFHFSARYRVISEHLVPGNIQTDVWFTLVYP